From the genome of Excalfactoria chinensis isolate bCotChi1 chromosome 12, bCotChi1.hap2, whole genome shotgun sequence, one region includes:
- the RRP9 gene encoding U3 small nucleolar RNA-interacting protein 2 isoform X2: MAATGRRARAARRRRRLQGPGGEGKSRPAPPRSRDEEVSSEEEAESAAAGRRREEAAAEEEVEETPQEKKLRLAKLYLEELRRHEEERAEEEEEEAAGFPGDPLGERLKEAVLEQQGRLRRPAAQDVCPPAPAAIRVLRGHQHSVTCLVVSPDDKFIFSAAKDGSVIKWEVESGKRLCVVPGGKKSVEGQPMGHTAHVLCIAISSDGKYLATGDRNKLILIWEAATCKRLYTFTGHRDAVSGLSFRKGTYQLYSASHDRSVRVWNVEENAYVETLFGHQDIITGMDSLSRECCVTSGGRDGTVRFWKIPEESQLIFYGHQGSIDCIQLINEEHMVSGADDGSVALWGLAKKKPLALVRQSHGTQGSAQDLQQPYWVSAVAALLNSDLVATGSHSGCVKLWKCGEGFQKLEPLCDIPLAGFVNSLKFSSAGDFLVAGIGQEHRLGRWWRIKEAKNSICIIPLKCRAGAPGPMADDNS, translated from the exons ATGGCGGCGACGGGGCGGCGTGCGAGAGCGGCGCGGCGGCGCCGGCGGCTGCAG GGTCCAGGCGGCGAAGGGAAGTCCCGTCCGGCGCCGCCCCGGAGCCGCGACGAGGAGGTGTCCAGCGAAGAGGAGGCGGAGAG cgcggcggcggggcggcggcgggaggaAGCGGCGGCCgaagaggaggtggaggagaCGCCGCAGGAGAAGAAGCTGCGCCTGGCCAAGCTGTACCTGGAGGAGCTGCGGCGGCACG AGGAAGAGcgggcggaggaggaggaggaggaggccgCGGGCTTCCCCGGGGACCCTCTTGGCGAGCGCCTGAAGGAGGCCGTG CTCGAGCAGCAGGGCCGACTGCGACGCCCCGCAGCGCAGGAC GTGTGCCCTCCGGCCCCGGCCGCCATCCGAGTACTGCGGGGGCACCAGCATTCTGTCACTTGCCTCGTTGTCTCTCCGGATGACAAGTTCATCTTTTCAGCCGCTAAGGATGGCTCTGTCATCAAAT GGGAGGTGGAGAGTGGGAAGAGACTCTGCGTGGTGCCTGGGGGCAAGAAAAGCGTGGAGGGGCAACCCATGGGGCACACAGCCCACGTTCTCTGCATTGCCATCTCATCGGACGGCAAGTACCTG GCTACAGGAGACAGGAACAAGCTGATTCTGATCTGGGAGGCAGCCACCTGCAAGCGCCTTTATACATTCACTGGTCATCGTGATGCTGTGTCG GGCTTGTCCTTCCGGAAGGGCACGTATCAGTTATACAGTGCATCCCATGACCGCTCCGTCAGGGTCTGGAATGTGGAGGAGAATGCTTACGTGGAAACCCT TTTTGGGCACCAGGACATCATCACAGGGATGGACAGCCTGAGTCGGGAGTGCTGTGTGACCTCAGGGGGACGGGATGGCACCGTGCGTTTCTGGAAGATCCCCGAGGAGTCACAGCTCATTTTCTATGGGCATCA GGGCTCCATTGACTGCATCCAGCTCATCAATGAGGAGCACATGGTATCAGGTGCTGATGATGG GTCAGTGGCCCTGTGGGGGCTGGCGAAGAAGAAGCCACTGGCGCTGGTGAGGCAATCGCATGGGACGCAGGGCTCTGCCCAGGATCTGCAGCAGCCGTACTGGGTATCTGCAGTGGCTGCCTTACTCAACAGCGACCTTGTGGCTACAG GTTCCCACAGTGGCTGTGTGAAGTTGTGGAAGTGCGGTGAGGGATTTCAGAAGCTGGAGCCCCTCTGTGATATCCCATTG GCTGGCTTTGTCAACAGTCTGAAGTTCTCATCAGCGGGAGACTTTTTGGTGGCTGGCATTGGGCAGGAGCACCG GTTGGGCCGATGGTGGAGGATAAAAGAAGCCAAGAATTCCATCTGCATCATTCCCCTTAAATGTAGAGCTGGAGCCCCTGGTCCCATGGCAGATGATAACTCATAG
- the RRP9 gene encoding U3 small nucleolar RNA-interacting protein 2 isoform X1 — protein sequence MAATGRRARAARRRRRLQVSGPGGEGKSRPAPPRSRDEEVSSEEEAESAAAGRRREEAAAEEEVEETPQEKKLRLAKLYLEELRRHEEERAEEEEEEAAGFPGDPLGERLKEAVLEQQGRLRRPAAQDVCPPAPAAIRVLRGHQHSVTCLVVSPDDKFIFSAAKDGSVIKWEVESGKRLCVVPGGKKSVEGQPMGHTAHVLCIAISSDGKYLATGDRNKLILIWEAATCKRLYTFTGHRDAVSGLSFRKGTYQLYSASHDRSVRVWNVEENAYVETLFGHQDIITGMDSLSRECCVTSGGRDGTVRFWKIPEESQLIFYGHQGSIDCIQLINEEHMVSGADDGSVALWGLAKKKPLALVRQSHGTQGSAQDLQQPYWVSAVAALLNSDLVATGSHSGCVKLWKCGEGFQKLEPLCDIPLAGFVNSLKFSSAGDFLVAGIGQEHRLGRWWRIKEAKNSICIIPLKCRAGAPGPMADDNS from the exons ATGGCGGCGACGGGGCGGCGTGCGAGAGCGGCGCGGCGGCGCCGGCGGCTGCAGGTGTCG GGTCCAGGCGGCGAAGGGAAGTCCCGTCCGGCGCCGCCCCGGAGCCGCGACGAGGAGGTGTCCAGCGAAGAGGAGGCGGAGAG cgcggcggcggggcggcggcgggaggaAGCGGCGGCCgaagaggaggtggaggagaCGCCGCAGGAGAAGAAGCTGCGCCTGGCCAAGCTGTACCTGGAGGAGCTGCGGCGGCACG AGGAAGAGcgggcggaggaggaggaggaggaggccgCGGGCTTCCCCGGGGACCCTCTTGGCGAGCGCCTGAAGGAGGCCGTG CTCGAGCAGCAGGGCCGACTGCGACGCCCCGCAGCGCAGGAC GTGTGCCCTCCGGCCCCGGCCGCCATCCGAGTACTGCGGGGGCACCAGCATTCTGTCACTTGCCTCGTTGTCTCTCCGGATGACAAGTTCATCTTTTCAGCCGCTAAGGATGGCTCTGTCATCAAAT GGGAGGTGGAGAGTGGGAAGAGACTCTGCGTGGTGCCTGGGGGCAAGAAAAGCGTGGAGGGGCAACCCATGGGGCACACAGCCCACGTTCTCTGCATTGCCATCTCATCGGACGGCAAGTACCTG GCTACAGGAGACAGGAACAAGCTGATTCTGATCTGGGAGGCAGCCACCTGCAAGCGCCTTTATACATTCACTGGTCATCGTGATGCTGTGTCG GGCTTGTCCTTCCGGAAGGGCACGTATCAGTTATACAGTGCATCCCATGACCGCTCCGTCAGGGTCTGGAATGTGGAGGAGAATGCTTACGTGGAAACCCT TTTTGGGCACCAGGACATCATCACAGGGATGGACAGCCTGAGTCGGGAGTGCTGTGTGACCTCAGGGGGACGGGATGGCACCGTGCGTTTCTGGAAGATCCCCGAGGAGTCACAGCTCATTTTCTATGGGCATCA GGGCTCCATTGACTGCATCCAGCTCATCAATGAGGAGCACATGGTATCAGGTGCTGATGATGG GTCAGTGGCCCTGTGGGGGCTGGCGAAGAAGAAGCCACTGGCGCTGGTGAGGCAATCGCATGGGACGCAGGGCTCTGCCCAGGATCTGCAGCAGCCGTACTGGGTATCTGCAGTGGCTGCCTTACTCAACAGCGACCTTGTGGCTACAG GTTCCCACAGTGGCTGTGTGAAGTTGTGGAAGTGCGGTGAGGGATTTCAGAAGCTGGAGCCCCTCTGTGATATCCCATTG GCTGGCTTTGTCAACAGTCTGAAGTTCTCATCAGCGGGAGACTTTTTGGTGGCTGGCATTGGGCAGGAGCACCG GTTGGGCCGATGGTGGAGGATAAAAGAAGCCAAGAATTCCATCTGCATCATTCCCCTTAAATGTAGAGCTGGAGCCCCTGGTCCCATGGCAGATGATAACTCATAG